The Clupea harengus chromosome 26, Ch_v2.0.2, whole genome shotgun sequence region AATCACAGCAACATCAACCCGTGCACAAACAATCTCAATAACAATGCCCACTAACCTACAGATTTTAGTTTTTGAGCAACATACTTGAATGACAGACAATACAAACATGTCACCAGAAAAGTGTTGATGCACGCAGGATCTGGATAGGTCAAATCAAATACCTGTTTCAATAAGGCCacactgttagctagctagccagagGAACATGGGGAATGGAATGTTTATGTAGAATGTGTGCATAGAACGACTAAGCCCATTAGCGTTCCGAAACAGATAAGATGAACAACTAGAATCTTCCTGTTGGTAAAAATGGTTACATTAGGCTACACCTCAGCACTCTATATAAAGATATTCATAAAGAAAGTTAAAATAATTAGGGCATTCAATGGGTGTCAAACTAAACACCACATTTGATGCATGAAAAGTTCAGAGCGAACTTTACAGCTAATCAGTGTCGATATTTAGGACCTCGCGGGCAGGTGAAAATTATAAATAAACCTAAACCATCACAATACATCCTAAAATACAAAGTACATGCAGTACATCAAAGTTAACATACATTTTCTAATGTGAAAGTTTATGAATTGTGAGGGGTAGAGTAGTTTTAGAGTTTAGGGTGGCTGGCTTGAGACCAAATGGGGGTGTCGGTGAGAACACGTTTCCAGCGAGGATATGAGTAggaatgtatggatgtgtgtgtgataggagggtgtgtgaacaagcacgtgtgtgtgtggtttctaggaagaaaggagaaatgaaTACAATCAGCTCCAAACAATACCATAATACAAACGATGCCACAGCATTAAAAATGCGCTCAAGTTACACTACACAAGTGAATAAATCATTccacataacaacaacagtaactGTACATCATAAGCACAACATAAGGTCTCAGCCTACACAGGCAATACATGAGCATATAAACTTGAGTATTCACAGTTAAGGCAATAAGGTTACGGTAACAAACAATTCAAAGGcacatttcagttcattttcatgtctAAACTAAATCAGGATCAGTCTATTGAAGCACAAGCAACAGTTCACTTACATGgctcaaataacacacacaggaggagcacaTGCAGCAGCATTCAGCTTACTCAAGTGTGAGGGAAAGGAAGGGGCTGTGGGCACAGGTGTGGCTAATAAGGTTGGTGGCAGGGTGTGGCCTAATAGGCAAGTGATCAGGGCTAATTggagctgagtgaaacagaacGGGAAATTAACAGGCTGGGAAAGGGGCGTGAcagtgagtctgtgagggaagcagggaaCTGAAAATCTTCCAAACACGGGGCATTTTCCACAGTAAGTATACCGCTTCTGTCTGGGTATGGCAACACTACATGAACACAACATCTCCAAAGGTGGATCTAAAACACAGACTAAACCTGCTCAATTATTGCAAAACTCAGTCATACATTTTCAACTCAGTTACATATACACGGGAAATGTATCAACGCTGAAGATGTAGGAGCCCCCAGTTTTACACAAATAAGATTTGAGAACAATGTTCAGAGTGTTTGAGCATAGCAAAGAACCCTTGAAGAACTCCTCGTAAAAAATAAAGAGGAAAGTCTAATAGACGTTGTAAAAGCATCTGTGTCGCTAATTATTATTGGTTATATCCCGAGTACTACATCCAACTATTTTTCATCGTGCCTACTACAGGAGGAGGAGCTactacaggaggaggaggggctacTACAGGAAGAGGAGGGACTAATATAGGAGGAGGAGCTACTACAAGCGGAGGTGCTACTACAGGAGGAGGAGCTACTACAGGAGGAGGGGCTactacaggaggaggaggaactactgcaggaggaggaggaactacTACAGGAGGAGGAGCTACTACAGGAAGAGGTGATACTACAGGAAGAGCTGTAGGTCTATGTAAAATATGATAATGATCTATAGTGtcaaaagcagcactaaggtctAGAAGAACCAGTATTGAAATGCACCCATCATCAGATGCGATTAGTGGGTCATTCAGAACTTGGACTaatgctgtttcagtgctgtgatgggctCTGAAGCCAGATCTGGTCTTCttcaatatttatttcatgtagAAAGAAAGTAAGTTGCTTTACTATTACATTTTCAATGTTTTTTGACAAGAAAGGGAGGTTGGATACAGGACTAATCATGAGACTGATGATTATAAACTTTTCACCAGCATTCAAAAAAGGACCTCTGTATTGCAGTGAAGAAAGGAATAGATGGAACTAACTGTATTCAACATTTCTGAGCCCACAATTCCCAgatagtgtttgtgtggcaaATGTTTTCACTGACCCAAATGACTGCATACGGTAATTTGGTGTAACTTGGTGTTGTCAATGTGCCCGCATGGCACGCGGCCTAGTAAATATAATGTTTGGGCTTTTAGGGCCAACTGAGTACATTACACCCAAAATATAAGATCCATCTGTTTAGATGCTGATGGACTAATCTTTACTGTTGAAATAATAATTCAATGGACTTCAAGTGTTCCATGGTAATTTGCATTTTGGCAACTAAATAAGTATTGAAACATTGCACAAAGTTGTCAAGAATACCTGCAGACTTGTAATCCGTAAGCTCCATTATCAAATGTCATGCTTCCTTAATATACGATAGTCTATGTATCTGACTTGTGTGTCCTTGTTATGATAGGcaacattatgttattattcTTTACACTTCTTTAAATCATCGAGGTCCtgtttaacattaacattctcCACACTGTCCAAAATACAACCATTAATTACTTGACAGGAATCTGAgaaaaaagtcatttttttccttttctcaatAACATTTAGTAAATCACAGCAACATCAACCAGTGCACAAATAATCTCAATAACAATGCCCACTAACCTACAGATTTTagttttggagcaacatacTTGAATGACAGACAATACAAACATGTCACCAGAAAAATGTTGATGCACGCAGGATCTGGATAGGTCAAATCAAATACCTGTTTCAATAAGGCCatactgttagctagctagccagagGAACATGGGGAATGGAATGTTTATGTAGAATGTGTGCATAGAACGACTAAGCCCATTAGCGTTCCGAAACAGATAAGATGAACAACTAAAATCTTCCTGTTGGTAAAAATGGGTACATTAGGCTACACCTCAGCACTCTATATAAAGATATTCATAAAGAAAGTTAAAATAATTAGGGCATTCAATGGGTGTCAAACTAAACACCACATTTGATGCATGAAAAGTTCAGAGCGAACTTTACAGCTAATCAGTGTCGATATTTAGAACCTTGCGGGCAGGTGAAAATTATAAATAAACCTAAACCATCGAAATACATCCTAAAATACAAAGTACATGCAGCACATCAAAGttaacatacattacattttctAATGTGAAAGTTTATGAATTGTGAGGGGTAGAGTAGTTTTAGAGTTTAGGGTGGCTGGCTTGAGACCAAATGGGGGTGTCGGTGAGAACACATTGTCCAGTCAAGATTCACAGTTCACGAGTCATTTATTGACGTTTCCAGCGAGGATATGAGTAggaatgtatggatgtgtgtgtgataggaggGTGTATGaacaagcaagtgtgtgtgtggtttctaggAAGAAATGAAACAATCAGCTCCAAACAATACCATAATACAAACAATGCCACAGTATTAAAAATGCGCTCAAGTTACACTACACAAGTGAATAAATCATTCCACGTGCCACATAACAGTAACTGTACATCATTAAGCACAACATAAGGTCTCAGCCTACACAGGCAATACATGAGCATATAAACTTAGGAGTATTCACAGTTAAGGCAATAAGGTTACGGTAACAAACAATTCAAAGGcacatttcagttcattttcatgtctAAACTAAATCAGGATCAGTCTATTGAAGCACAAGCAACAGTTCACTTACATGgctcaaataacacacacacacaagcattcagcTTACTCAAGTGTCTGAGGGAAAGGAAGGGGCTGTGGGAACAGGTGTGGCTAATAAGGTTGGTGGCAGGGTGTGGCCTAATAGGCAAGTGATCAGGGCTAATTggagctgagtgaaacagaacGGGGAAATTAACAGGCTGGGAAAGGGGCGTGGcagtgagtctgtgagggaagcagggaaCTGAAAATCTTCCAAACACGGGGCATTTTCCACAGTAAGTATACCGCTTCAGTCTGGGTATGGCAACACTACATGAACACAACATCTCCAAAGGTGGATCTAAAACACAGACTAAACCTGCTCAATTATGGCAAAACTCAGTCATACATTTTCAACTCAGTTACATATACACGGGAAATGTATCAACGCTGAAGATGTAGGAGCCCCCAGTTTTACACAAATAAGATTTGAGAACAATGTTCAGAGTGTTTGAGCATAGCAAAGAACCCTTGAAGAActccttgtaaaaaaaaaaagaggaaagtcTAATAGACGTTGTAAAAGCATCTGTGTCGCTAATTATTATTGGTTATATCCCGAGTACTACATCCAACTATTTTTCATCGTGCCCCCAACCAGGCTCCTCCTCCCGCACATATTTCAGGAGGCAGGCAGCCCTTCTCTTCATTTGCATCGTCACATCTGTGGTCCTCTCGCGCCTTCTCCAACGCTGtaactttctctttttcctccctctcattttctctgtcacaccacagtgaaacacaggtgGTTGTACATGACCTACTAATCAAGTTGAAGATGATCAAGCTGTGCGGTTAGGGAGTCAGCAATGAGAAACAAATACTGGGTAAATGAAAACGACTTTGTGGAATAAATGTGTTCTCCCAAGGTCAATGAAAAATCAGCTTTTCCATTCCTGAACCATGACTGAGCACTTTAGCATTTCTTTAACATCATTATACAGTGATGTAAACATCATTGTAAATAACATGGTCCACAAAGGTAAAATAAATTAAAGCACATATTTATTGTATTTCACAAACATTTAAACCACAATACTACATTTCAGATATATCCAACAACAAGAGTATACTACAATGTAAATGTTCAAAATGTAATATGGAGATTTCCAAGCCTGATTATTCCTCTACATAACATGGAAGTCAGTGACGTGTAACATTCTTTACATGAAATGACACTGCTGGTTTCTTTCATCAGCAGGAGAGTTTCCTGGCACAGATGAATGCGTAGATTTTCTTACAGTAAATGTTTGACCAGCCACCTACAAACCatacaaaggcaaaacataagCCTCCCAGAAGCAGTGACAAGCTGTATGTACATAGCTTTCAGAACAAGAAACTTaccattggaattcagctgcaAGCAAGGATACTTGAGAGTGTTCTGTACCTTCCAGTTAGTGTAATAGAAGCCAGCACTGTCAATCCACAGCCAGGCACCCTAAAATACAGAAACTCATCACAGCACTTGGTGGTGTGGTCATAACATCTGTGGTACCCCATTGTATGTTCAAAGAGACTGTTATAACAGTAATAGCTATGATGCCGTGTCTCAGAAAGGTCAAATCAAGATACTTCTCCTGACCTGGAAATAGAAACCTCCGATCCAAGCGCTTGATTGGCCTGAAAGTGTAACCATAGTCTGCAGGAAGTTGTACTCATCAGAAGACTGCACAGAGGCCAGACTGCCTTGCTGCCCCACACAATGcttctggagagagaggggggaaaagaaacaaagagtgtAATGGTACATAGGAGAAAGTATGTAAGAGCAGcttctttattttcattttccaaacaaacaagttttttttatacatcACCCCTCATATTTAGGGGTTACTGCATTGTGTTAATCCAATGGTGAAGCACCTTCTCCCCCCCTTTAAATGCAGTCGTTGTGCCTTACCGCAGCATCGTTCCAGTTCTTCTTGGAGGTCACCATCAAAAAGCAGCGGGAACCTTTTTTGAACCAGCCAGAAGGACACTGACCGAGATACTCTTGAAGTCCATGGAGAAAACGAAACATGTGCATTTATATTGCAAAACATCCATCTTACTTTTTCACCACCACCAGCTAATATCATTCTGCAGATCACTTTCATACCTGGTGGCAGAAGGCCCTCCTCTATAGAGGATGCTGTCGAGTTGGAGACtgagaaagaagaaacagaTCAGTCTATCATTAGAAAAATGTCCCCTTGGCTAGAGTATTACATGAGTTCTTTCTTTGAGATGCTGAACATAGACATTTAGAACAAAGATGTCAAACTGTGAACCGAGTCTTCATGACATCTGCTGCAGAGATAAGCACAAAAACACTTAAATGACACCACAGTGTTCACAGGTTTTTGCCACATTAGAAACATCAAAAAGGATAATATCCAGACGGTTCATTCAGAAGATGActgatacatgtctatgatgcaaAAGCAAGATGTTAAGAATGCCTAAAGCTGAATGTTGCTGTTTTGAGAGACGGGAGGTAGAGTCTGATTAAAGCGTGTACTTACCAGGTGCAGCACGGGTCGCAGCATGGGTCACAGCAGAGTGCATACAGAGAAGAGCGGCCAGTATGAGAACCTTCATGTTGATTTGTGtaaattcttcttcctctggggAATctaaggataaaaaaaaaaaaattgtcacaTTGAGTAGATCATTGAAGGTTTTTCAGAGTGcatgaacagagagaagcaggatTCTTACCTGTTGTAGATGAGTATCAGGCACACCTGTTCAGGTAAAGTAAACTAATGCAGTGATGAGCACAGTGTTTGGTCTGCTTTTTATACCATTCGGAGTGTCGAGTCTCTGCTgagctccgctccggccacgcccccttcagcaaTTCAGGGCTGCATGTCATCAGTCTCGTTCACCGTCCCAGCTGCAATGCATTCACGTCTcccaatcacacaatcacacacacctgttttacTCCCTACCAGTGGCGTATCTagccttgggggggggggctggagaccCCCcgaaaagtttccttagccaccccaaaaataaaaatatatatatattgtttttgattttgagatcgtcaaattcacacctatcaaccgatttagtgaacttattttgtttaatttttagagttagaaataaagtagcacaggaatcccgcctgtttgagactgtggtgtcaAGCGCACGGCTATGTTTGGTCGTGACTGAGCAAGCCTTGcaagcgtgcagacagacggtgataacgtctagcAAATAGACTGGGAGCGACTGTcggacccaagctggtgaaagctgccgtaatcagctgctggatataaaggtatagcacatgaagtttaaaatagtaaaagaaacgaaatgttTAAATCATCAATCACaaagttaattatagatgtcgtggctctcttttttCATGGcagttcattgatcctgtggatATGCTAGCCTACTCAGTAGCTcagccagctataactagctattGAACTCTAGCCTACTTTAACCTACTCACTCTAGCTGAAAATCCCTACCATTGGAAATGATtgtgctacagtataattagcacctatctcagcagatgttgTGCCATATTTCTGAATCTTAATTTGTAACTTATTCTTTCTAAaaccactagaggacactatttaaaaggatattttcaaaaatgtcttatgggggaccatgcccccaaacccccctagttttgctgggtcacaggaaaaaaaGTGGGAACCTAAATTCACCCCTGCACAAGacttagaaaaaaacacaaggatGGTGACTGGAGACTTGGAGACTTGGAGACTCCAGATCAGAAAACTAGAAACTagaaaccagaaaacaaaacaaagacacagcgAAGAACAAGACAAAAAGCCAGGTATTAAAACTTGAGCTAATTGGTCACCTGACTCACTGATGAGCAGTTGACAACAGAAAATGGTGGGAAAGCAAGGACAGGAAGTAAACgaaggcacatgcacacacaacaggcacagAGTGTTTTCCTTGACAGCCTCTAGAGGCCAGAAGGTCCCAAATCATGACACATGGGGGCAAGTCGATATGAGCTGGGGATGTGCTTATGCCACCTAAGAGCTGTAAGAGCTGAGGCTAGATCAAGTCTTGTCAGAAAAACAATGGCTGTAAAAGTGGGTTAATTCCGACCCTAATTCTAATTGCATGTTGAATGTCATTAGGTGATTTGGAGGTAGAACTATGGGTTGGTCAATTTCTAAGCCATATTttaatacaaggtcaatgaTGTGGTTGTGGCAATGAGTTGGAGTGTTTCCATGTTGGGGGAAACTAGAGTctattagtgattggaatgGAGTTGTAAGGCTACTATTTCCATTGTCCAGgtggatattaaaatctctcactatgaggattttatcCGAGTTTATAACCAAGGTGGGTGGGTCAGAGAACTCAAATAAAAATGCAATGTAGGAGCCAAGTGGTCTATATAGAGGCACAAGAGTGACTGAATGGGTGGTTTTCCAGTttccagttccagttccagAAAATTGttgctactccacctccacgtCCAATAGTGTGGGGCATGTggtcattttgttgttgttgttgttgttgttgttgttgttcaagcACACACAGGGTGTTTATGATTGCCTGATTGGCTTAATCGTGCAAAGAGATGGGATGCAGAAAGAATGGCCCTTGTAAGAATACTTTAAATGACATGACAAGAAAAGCAAATACATTCAAATCCTGGACATTATGGGAAATTTGGAAATCCCTGTCAGACACattttttatataatatatatatataatctgtcATTTGTTGGAAAAAGGTTAGCGGTCCTCTACTACTGTTGTGAAATCATACTTTGCAGTTTCTTGTTTATTATATGAAACTGTCACCATATAGCAATATTGACTTCACATGTTAAACCATTCATTTGAATGTTTAATATTTGGATATTTCTATCATCACATCTTCGTCACGGTGTGCACTCAACTtctgctttatttgttttataaacATAGGTGTAAATCTTTGGAATATTGTCTGGTTTCATCACTCATGGTGGAATGCTGGTTTTGAATATCTGCATGGCTGTGATCCTTCtagggcaggggttttcaactggttttgtcccagggaccaccattctgaccagaaagtaatccgcggcccactgatgtgccagtgattcccaaaacattttacagtcccgtacctttctttttcatgtttgtaaccgccgccgccacgcaccctccccccgcacacatattctgcctatgatacttgtcagtgtaattaagtatgtcgacgggcccaggtatatttataaaaataaaaaagtcaatagtgaactgatcaacataggctcatgggccacggacccctggttgaaaacccctgttctaGGGGCTTCTGATTATTACACTTCCTGTAGCTGCGCCAGTAGACCAACCTGTTAACACAATTACATTACACATCATTGAATGGTCACTTCTTTAAGACCTACATGGTCACTTTACACTTCTTGCAAACACATGTAAAAATGTATGCTTGCAACTACACGGGGGGAAAACAACCATAAATCTTGAGCTGAGTTGACCAGATGTCCACAGAGAGACTGTTAACAtacctgtgtgttctgtgctcaaAACAGGTGGCGCAAAGTGTACTGGAGTCAGGACCACTGACCCCAGTTTACTTGAAGAGAAGAATGTGCATCCTCAGCCCGTTCAACTGTGGACGCCTCGTTCCTGGAATGGACTCAGGACTTTGTGTGGTGCATTGATTGCAAACTATTTACACCAGATACATCTCCATTTTATTGTAATAACttaaaaatacagaaatgaGTCCAACTGTTACTTAATAAAAacgaaaagcaaaaaaaactttCTTTACTTTCTCATGACCTGATCATTTATTCAAACGTTGACATCATATGTACCTTGATGTCACTATCCAAGCTCACACATTATTATTTTCAAACATTACATTCACCGTCgaagaaaataaattaaattaattaaataatcaaACAATCAACATACACATAACAAATAGTACTCAAAACTTTCAGTAGAGTACCAATTTGAGCACAGTAACTATTAATGTCAGTGTTTTTCCCAGCATCGTCCTTCAAACTTACATGATCCCATAAAACATCTTACTTTACAAAAAATACATaacaacattttacaaaaggtaGACAGTCTAATGACAGTCACTCACTGCCACGCTCGGCATGCAGCCAATCCCCTCCTCAGCAGGGAGGTCCGCCCTTCTTAAAGTCCTGCCAGTACTGCAGCAGCTGGTTGGCATTGCCCAGGATTGTGGTTATGACCTTGACGTAGTCACAGCGCTTGAAGGGCCCAGATGCGTAGGCTTTGAACTGCGAGGGGTCAGGGGGCGTGGAGGGGTCTATCCCCAGGTGTTTCAGGCACATGCCTATGTAAGCATCCTCGATGTTAAAGGGCTTGATGTCCTTGGAGACCTGCACCAGCTTCTCCGGGAGGTCGTTGGAGAAGAGGTAGCCCATCCCCAGCAGGTAGGTGGGATAAGTGGACTCGGGGTACAGTGTCTCGGGGACATACCATTTGGATTGGGGGCTGCGGACAACTGGCCTGTCCCACATCACCATGCCCGTGATGTAGTTCTGTTTGGGCGTTTGAGgcatcagcagcagcttcaTGAGGTTCTCCATGTTGAGGAACATGTCCGAGTCGATCTTCATGGCGTAGGACGCGCCAGGGCAGTAGCTGGCCAGCCAGTCCATGATCACCATGGTCTTGATGGTCAGATTGAGGTAGGAGTCGATGAAGTCACTCTGCAGGATGTCGCGGTGCCTCTCGCTCTCGATGCGCACCTTCTCCTGCAGGACCGCGTCCGAGTGCAGCGCCCCCAAGACGAAGAGGGTGGTGACCACCTTGCCTTGCACCAGGGTCTCGTTCCCCCACGTGCTCCGGATCACCTCTCTGGCCCTCGCATTGCCAGGGTGGACTGGAA contains the following coding sequences:
- the LOC105896338 gene encoding beta-1,3-galactosyltransferase 2-like, producing MNQVRWKDRLTFKPPPHRTYPQPHRTQRISSTTKLMPTTGASITITPAYTTVTTIIVSTTPTRPPSAVTMKSPSATASTPTASSPEGARLYHEAFPGQYNFTLNEPDVCQRQRPFLVLMVPVHPGNARAREVIRSTWGNETLVQGKVVTTLFVLGALHSDAVLQEKVRIESERHRDILQSDFIDSYLNLTIKTMVIMDWLASYCPGASYAMKIDSDMFLNMENLMKLLLMPQTPKQNYITGMVMWDRPVVRSPQSKWYVPETLYPESTYPTYLLGMGYLFSNDLPEKLVQVSKDIKPFNIEDAYIGMCLKHLGIDPSTPPDPSQFKAYASGPFKRCDYVKVITTILGNANQLLQYWQDFKKGGPPC
- the LOC116219876 gene encoding ladderlectin-like isoform X2 produces the protein MKVLILAALLCMHSAVTHAATRAAPVSNSTASSIEEGLLPPEYLGQCPSGWFKKGSRCFLMVTSKKNWNDAAHCVGQQGSLASVQSSDEYNFLQTMVTLSGQSSAWIGGFYFQGAWLWIDSAGFYYTNWKVQNTLKYPCLQLNSNGGWSNIYCKKIYAFICARKLSC
- the LOC116219876 gene encoding ladderlectin-like isoform X1, with the translated sequence MKVLILAALLCMHSAVTHAATRAAPVSNSTASSIEEGLLPPEYLGQCPSGWFKKGSRCFLMVTSKKNWNDAAKHCVGQQGSLASVQSSDEYNFLQTMVTLSGQSSAWIGGFYFQGAWLWIDSAGFYYTNWKVQNTLKYPCLQLNSNGGWSNIYCKKIYAFICARKLSC